attattatttaatatcaccacgaattaggcatacaattgtcaatggaaaaaccccacgacagatagatcacgccaccttataggaatggcgtccgtcagtgtttaccgtcccaGTCagggttgccaaattatcgtacacaccgtattccaTTTTcatagtttctgactgatatgtatagcaaaaacaaacaaacaaaccaataaataacagttttaacgctaactttaatattcttttgttatttgtgtaggtacgagagtttgaggcttaaaaatgataaatacagtgTGGTGAATATGATAATCTAGCAGCGCTGGTcccagtttgtatacaaagcatttcatcgtgcatagaggtcaccttgacatatgtgactaattgtaacttcattattttccaatctgttacttgtcactccttcacgagagtccgactgacacacaacgacagtcgctctcgctccgaccctccttgtacatataggctaagaatatattcgccttaaggaagctgaagtcttaatcagcacctttaaacgccccccggtacaccgttacactACTTTAAGAAATGTCATATGTTATGTTATATTGGTGGTTCTGCAGAGCACCACTTGTTGGTGGAGTGAAgctagataaacaaaataaagatTAAGATAAGCTCCTTGGAGACTTACTTCTACATCTGCTCTCACCTCTACTGCTCCACCAGCATGAGAATGGCAGAAGCCAGCGCCAAGCAGCCCAAGAGAAGGCGTCGCCCCAGATTTAACAAGGCTGAGCTGGTTGCCTTAGTAGAAGGGGTGGAGAAGAGGCAGGACATCATCATGGTAAAGAATGATCACAAGTCTGGCGCAACATCCCAGAAAGCGCAGGCTTGGCAGCAGGTTTGCGATGCTGTCAACTGTGTTTCACGGCTGCCAAGGACAGTCGATGAAATTAGACGCAAATTCATTGACCTCAAAAATCGTGTAAAAAGCAAAGCATGTGAGGAAATCCGGCATACAGGTTAGTCAACTATTTTGTTTGATATTACATGTTGATTAATATTCATACCTTAACATACTTGTATTACATGGCTGTTTACTGCTCATTCCTATGTTCCATCAAAGGAGCAGTGCATAACAAGCTGTTGTTAATACTTCATAAAACATTAAAATTAAATATTTCATTCTAAATTTTTACAGGTGGGGATTCTCCAGTTGAGATAAAGTTTAATGACGCTGAACGAACACTCTTCAGGCTGATGTCGTTAACATCCCTTGCTGGCCTACCCCGTCCTGATAATGGGGGCTTGAGACTGAGTAAGCATTCAACcatttttcattatcatcatcatttcatcgaccagcggatggccatggcagaagagcttccatctctctctatccagacactccctccttgcctgctcgaagtttctcaaggatctttcccccctctccctaatgtactcttgcaccctatccctccatttcactggaggtcatcctctagcattccctccctctatctcactcacatacaccctcctggtcatcttactctcctccattcgctccatgtggccaaaccactttaaagtctgtcgcttcacttcttccaccactccacacttcttcccttcacccacatgacacattccaaaacgctcgtacacactttcattactcattccatccattctactcacaccacaagcactcctcaaataactcatttccactgcctgcactctagacctctgactctCATTCCAGGCCCACTTGCATacgtgagggttggtactattactgtatttctcaaatccctccttacctccatgcTGTACCTCaatagctcccacactcccctctcctgcccttccccttgtgaATTgtgacaatgatggctttcgtccagtctgctgccccccccacccaccccattgctacttcacatatcttgaccatccatttaacaactacatctcctccactctTCAACATTTCTGGTGTggttccatcaattcctgctgcctttcaattttttaatctttttattgcctgatttacttctgcATATgatatacttctttctttatatactcctcctctacctctactcaaagcTGCttctgttacagctgctggacgtccttcctcaaaattcattaagtttttgaaatattctctccatctctcttacacagcttccccgtctctcaagatctttccattctcatccataataattttttttttaaatatgaaatAAGTTCACAAAAATCTGTAGCTATTTCAGGCAATGGAGACTGTAATCAATTCTTTTAGGTGAATGGAGACTGTAATCAATTCTTTTAGGTGAATGGAGACTGTAATCAATTCTTTTAGGTGAATGGAGACTGTAATCAATTCTTTCAGGTGAATGGAGACTGTAATCAATTCTTTCAGGCAAATAGAGACTTTAATCAATTCTTTCAGGCAAATGGAGACTGTAATCAATTCTTTCAGGCGAATGGAGACTGTAATCAATTCTTTCAGGCGAATGGAGACTGTAATCAATTCTTTTAGGTGAATGGAGACTGTAATCAATCCTTTTAGGCGAATGGAGACTGTAATCAATCCTTTTCCATTTGTAACATTTCTGCTTCCTAATTTAGATGGTTCTGCTGGCCCTGCTGAGCCCCCGACAAATCCCGCAATAGATGAGGAGATAGACCCTCTTTCCATCACATCAGAAGAAGCAGTTATgttcattgaggaggaggagctcacaCTACCCATAACTCCTGCCAGTGAGAGTACCACCACAAGGTCAGTccgatatttatttatttatttatttttatacgtcaACACCtatgaggggcctggatggtagtcgtccccagcccgtcatggcgcaggcaagtgtttatagtggcgccatcttcccttggctcatgctgccccccggaactcctccttgattcacttggatgggttccgctagagtccgggttgatgggtggtcttcaggacagcatgtgggtagttttaagccactcggcggtgactgaaaaatcccaggtggtagcgtggggattcgaacccacgtcgtccatcacggggtgaatgtgggcccagcacgctaccactcagccaccgcctacccctcgTTCTcagcttttcattttttctcgatTTCAGGCTATAAACCGTCTCAATCACAAAACTAATGATAGTGATTTATATTTATTgctaaaagtgttaattatagagggttttgtggTCATTATGCTTTAGAAATGGGGATATCTAGTTTGTTTATTgctaaaagtgttaattatagagggttttgtggTCACTATGCTTTAGAAATAGGGATATCTAGTTTGTTTATTGgtaaaagtgttaattatagagggttttgtggTCATTATGCTTTAGAAACAAGGATATCTAGTTTGTTAATTactaaaagtgttaattatagagggttttgtgtAGTCACTATGCTTTAGAAATAGGGATATCTAGTTTGTTTATTGgtaaaagtgttaattatagagggttttgtggTCACTATGCTTTAGAAATAGGGATATCTAGTTTGTTTATTGgtaaaagtgttaattatagagaGTTTTGTGGGCAATATGCTTTAGAAACAGGGATATCTAGTTTGTTTATTGgtaaaagtgttaattatagagggttttgtggTCACTATGCTTTAGAAATAGGGATATCTAGTTTGTTTATTactaaaagtgttaattatagagggttttgtggTCATTATGCTTTAGAAACAGGGATATCTAGTTTGTTTATTgctaaaagtgttaattatagagggttttgtggTCATTATGCTTTAGAAATAGAGATATCTAGTTTGTTTATTgctaaaagtgttaattatagagaGTTTTGTGTCACTATGCTTTAGAAACAGGGATATCTAGTTTGTTTATTGgtaaaagtgttaattatagagggttttgtggGCAATATGCTTTAGAAATAGGGATATCTAGTTTGTTTATTGgtaaaagtgttaattatagagggttttgtggTCACTATGCTTTAGAAATAGGGATATCTAGTTTGTTTATTactaaaagtgttaattatagagggttttgtggTCATTATGCTTTAGAAATAGGGATATCTAGTTTGTTTATTgctaaaagtgttaattatagagggttttgtggTCACTATGCTTTAGAAATAGGGATATCTAGTTTGTTCATTGgtaaaagtgttaattatagagggttttgtgtCATTATGCTTTAGAAACAGGGATATCTAGTTTGTTTATTGgtaaaagtgttaattatagagggttttgtggTCATTATGCTTTAGAAACAGGGATATCTAGTTTGTTTATTggtaaaatggttaattatagagggttttgtggTCACTATGCTTTAGAAATAGGGATATCTAGTTTGTTTATTGgtaaaagtgttaattatagagggttttgtggTCATTATGCTTTAGAAATAGGGATATCTAGTTTGTTCATTGgtaaaagtgttaattatagagggttttgtggTCATTATGCTTTAGAAATAGGGATATCTAGTTTGTTAATTactaaaagtgttaattatagagggttttgtggTCATTATGCTTTAGAAATAGGGATATCTAGTTTGTTCATTGgtaaaagtgttaattatagagggttttgtggTCACTATGCTTTATAAACAGGGATATCTAGTTTGTTAATTactaaaagtgttaattatagagggttttgtggGCAATATGCTTTAGAAACAGGGATATCTAGTTTGTTCATTGgtaaaagtgttaattatagagggttttgtggGCAATATGCTTTAGAAATAGGGATATCTAGTTTGTTTATTgctaaaagtgttaattatagagggttttgtggTCATTATGCTTTAGAAATAGAGATATCTAGTTTGTTTATTgctaaaagtgttaattatagagaGTTTTGTGTCACTATGCTTTAGAAACAGGGATATCTAGTTTGTTTATTgctaaaagtgttaattatagagggttttgtggTCATTATGCTTTAGAAATAGGGATATCTAGTTTGTTTATTgctaaaagtgttaattatagagggttttgtggTCATTATGCTTTAGAAATAGGGATATCTAGTTTGTTTATTgctaaaagtgttaattatagagggttttgtggGCAATATGCTTTAGAAATAGGGATATCTAGTTTGTTTGTTgctaaaagtgttaattatagagaGTTTTGTGGTCACTATGCTTTAGAAATAGGAATAAATCTAGTTTGTTCATTGgtaaaagtgttaattatagagaGTTTTGTGTCACTATGCTTTAGAAATAGGGATATCTAGTTTGTTTATTgctaaaagtgttaattatagagggttttgtggGCATTATGCTTTAGAAATAGGGATATCTAGTTTGTTTATTGgtaaaagtgttaattatagagggttttgtggGCATTATGCTTTAGAAATGGGGATATCTAGTTTGTTTATTgctaaaagtgttaattatagagggttttgtggTCATTATGCTTTAGAAACAGGGATATCTAGTTTGTTTATTgctaaaagtgttaattatagagggttttgtggGCATTATGCTTTAGAAATGGGGATATCTAGTTTGTTTATTgctaaaagtgttaattatagagggttttgtggGCAATATGCTTTAGAAATGGGGATATCTAGTTTGTTTATTgctaaaagtgttaattatagagggttttgtggGCATTATGCTTTAGAAATGGGGATATCTAGTTTGTTTATTgctaaaagtgttaattatagagggttttgtggGCAATATGCTTTAGAAATGGGGATATCTAGTTTGTTTATTgctaaaagtgttaattatagagggttttgtggGCATTATGCTTTAGAAATGGGGATATCTAGTTTGTTTATTgctaaaagtgttaattatagagggttttgtggGCATTATGCTTTAGAAATGGGGATATCTAGTTTGTTTATTgctaaaagtgttaattatagagggttttgtggGCAATATGCTTTAGAAACAGGGATATCTAGTTTGTTTATTgctaaaagtgttaattatagagggttttgtgaGCAATATGCTTTAGAAACAGGGATATCTAGTTTGTTTATTactaaaagtgttaattatagagggttttgtgcAGTCACTATGCTTTAGAAATAGGGATATCTAGTTTGTTTATTGgtaaaagtgttaattatagagggttttgtgtCACTATGCTTTAGAAATAGGGATATCTAGTTTGTTTATTgctaaaagtgttaattatagagggttttgaGGGCAATATGCTTTAGAAATAGAGATATCTAGTTTGTTTATTgctaaaagtgttaattatagagaGTTTTGTGGTCATTATGCTTTAGAAATAGAGATATCTAGTTTGTTCATTGgtaaaagtgttaattatagagggttttgtggTCATTATGCTTTAGAAATAGAGATATCTAGTTTGTTTATTGgtaaaagtgttaattatagagggttttgtgcAGTCACTATGCTTTAGAAATAGGGATATCTAGTTTGTTTATTgctaaaagtgttaattatagagggttttgtggTCATTATGCTTTAGAAACAGGGATACCTAGTTTGTTAATTactaaaagtgttaattatagagggttttgtgcAGTCACTATGCTTTAGAAATAGGGATATCTAGTTTGTTTATTactaaaagtgttaattatagagggttttgtgcAGTCACTATGCTTTAGAAATAGGGATATCTAGTTTGTTTATTactaaaagtgttaattatagagaGTTTTGTGGTCATTATGCTTTAGAAACAGGGATACCTAGTTTGTTAATTactaaaagtgttaattatagagggttttgtgcAGTCACTATGCTTTAGAAATAGGGATATCTAGTTTGTTTATTgctaaaagtgttaattatagagggttttgtggTCACTATGCTTTAGAAACAGGGATATCTAGTTTGTTTATTgctaaaagtgttaattatagagggttttgtggTCACTATGCTTTAGAAATAGGGATATCTAGTTTGTTTATTgctaaaagtgttaattatagagggttttgtgcAGTCACTATGCTTTAGAAATAGGGATATCTAGTTTGTTCATTgctaaaagtgttaattatagagggttttgtgtCATTATGCTTTAGAAATAGGGATATCTAGTTTGTTTATTGCTgaaagtgttaattatagagggttttgtggGCATTATGCTTTAGAAACAGGGATATCTAGTTTGTTTATTGgtaaaagtgttaattatagagggttttgtggGCATTATGCTTTAGAAACAGGGATATCTAGTTTGTTAATTactaaaagtgttaattatagagggttttgtggTCACTATGCTTTAGAAACAGGGATATCTAGTTTGTTTATTactaaaagtgttaattatagagggttttgtgcAGTCATTATGCTTTAGAAACAGGGATATCTAGTTTGTTTATTactaaaagtgttaattatagagggttttgtggTCATTATGCTTTAGAAATAGGGATATCTAGTTTGTTTATTGgtaaaagtgttaattatagagggttttgtggTCACTATGCTTTAGAAATAGGGATATCTAGTTTGTTTATTgctaaaagtgttaattatagagggttttgtggTCACTATGCTTTAGAAATAGGGATATCTAGTTTGTTTATTactaaaagtgttaattatagagggttttgtggTCACTATGCTTTAGAAACAGGGATATCTAGTTTGTTTATTGgtaaaagtgttaattatagagggttttgtggTCACTATGCTTTAGAAATGgggatacaggtaactctcaatttacgcgagtattgtgtccttgaagaggtcgcgtaaatcaaaaacaatgtaaatcaaacaagaggtaggtttgtacctttattgcctactgtatcactctgactcctctccctctcgtggctcctcctctggctgcccttcccctcgtggtagcacagcagcgagggtgttgttgttgttgagtagcgtggcagcgtgggtactgtattgttgttcaagtgttaggcgggaagaactgagctcagctgtgtggccgtgtgagtccagttgcgtgagacatctggtggccactccataaaatatcgcgtataagtgaaaaaacatgtaaattaaacatttatttggattttggacgacgcgttatttaaaaaacgcgtaaaccaaactcgcgtaaatcgagttacctgtatcttGTTTGGTGAGTATGATATCATGGCACCCCTGGGTCAGTCTGCTagggatacaggtaactctcgatttacatgaGTTTGGTTTACGAGTTTTTGAAATAAcacgtggtccaaaatccaaataaatgtttacacTTATGTGATATTTTAACAACAATACAgtctgctgtgctaccacgaggggaagggcagccagaggaggaaccacgagagggagaggagtcagagtgatacagtaggcaataaaggtacaaacctacctcttgttggatttacattgtttttgatttacgcgacctcctcaaggacacaatactcgcgtaaatcgagagttacctgtattggcATAGCTGCATATTGTGAATGTATCTGTAATAAAGGATGTTGATACAATTAATACAAGTGTTGGTGGTGGCTGAGTTGTTAGTGTGCTGGgtccacattcaccacgccacgGACAacatcggttcgaatccccacactaccacctgggatttttcagtcaccgccgagtggcttaaaactacccacatgctgtcctgaagaccacccatcaacccggactctagaggaaaccgtccaagtgaatcaagaatgagttccggggggcaacatgagccaagcataactggcgccactataaaaattgcctgcaccataacgggcttgggctgaccatctggGCCCTGGAAGAAAGCCTACCGATGCTATAGGcggggataaaaaaataaataaataaataaataaaaataaaaaaattaaaaaatcagtctttttgtatattttggaaAGTAAAAACAAGATGGATTTGTATCAATTTTTTGTTGACGAAAATTTCCTGATCATTTTCAGCGCTCGTATACCATCAGCGGCAGCTCCTCCCCCAGCAGCAACACCTCACGCCCCGTCTGCTGCACCGCCCCGCTCCTCAAGTTCATTTAACCCAAACAGTCGGAGTGGTGGCAGGCAACCAGCTCACCCACCAGGTATTCATGGTTAGTATAAGTTCATTTCTAAATAGTAACCTCAAACTTTTCCAATGGTTAAccaggtagctgcgggggtcatgtttcttaggttaggttaggttaggttaaaggcccctcttaagtaaaataatgagaaagaatcatcactcacggaaaccatttcataatatatataaacgcatgtgtgatcagtttatgcttcatctattttatgaggtttatatcatggcaggaatttggcccatcgctggtacacggtaaatccacaaatttggcccgtcgctgctaccgggttaaacaaggTCGCACATTtaaaagaaatattaataatCAGAGTGCATCACTAAAGCAGGGTTGGCAATGTTTAAATCAAATTGTGCTCCAAaaatggtaaagtaaaacaaccaattcatgtgcaatgattcacttattctcttcaaggtatatataaaaaaaataaataaagaatcgTACATTATTATAAATTTCTAAGTAGAAACTGACAACTGAGATGAATTAGTCTTTGGAATCAGTATTTAAAGTTTTGAACTCTTGATAAACTTATTGTACTTGCTAAAGTCCCGTTGCCTTTCCTCCAACACTGAGGGAATTTTAAAAAGTGAGATTATTAAGCTTTGGTCCTCCAGTGAGCTGCAGGAAAACCTTTTGCAGGTCACAACATTAACCCTTTGAATCTCACTTTGTATGTCTCTGGAAAAGCAAAGAAAGCAACAGGACTTAACAAGCATGTACTGTAGAtggtcagtcacagtcagtgccTCGGCAGTTTGCTTTTGTGAGATTACCAGCTCAGCGGCATCTACAGTATATGCTTGTTAAGTCCTGTTGCTTTCTTTGCTTTTCCAGAGACATACAAAGTGAGATTCAAAGGGTTAATATTGTGACCTGCAAAAGGTTTTCCTGCAGCTCACTGGAGGACCAAAGCTTAAtaatctcactttttcttctgtACTGAGTTTACTGAGCTTAGTGAGTTCTCTtgctctaatgttgccaacttgccatatgttttttactaggtaaaaaaaTCAGCCTCCCTtggtctttactaacttggcaggcaatgtatcataatattAACCAAGGTTACCAACCAAACCGTAACAGAatagaagtagatattcttctgtgtgGTAATGATATAATATTCTggcatgaaaatgacaacttcaggcaactctgtctgtcctaaacctgctcctgtaccaactacaaacaagtgttgaacaagtatgtatctggatccttgactgtgctcagacttacaggccaTAAACTTcaacttaaagtaacctatggagactttcaaatcactcaccagtatatatatatatatatatatatatatatatatatatatatatatatatatatatatatatatatatatatatatatatatatatatatatatatatatatatattaaaaaaaaatcaatgattttttatttaaaaaaaaaaatcagcaaccCTGCAGTAAAGGTTATATTAAACAGGAGGGGATCACTAAAGGTCATATTAATGTTTTTGAAATGTGCTAATTGTATTAATTTTCATCAGATCCCACGGCAGACTTTGAGGCAGCTTACCTGTCAACGCAGCGGGAAATAAGGGATCTGCTGGCCGAGCTGGTCCAGTCGCACCAGAGTGGTGTGGCAGCACAAAGAGAGGTTGCAGCAGCAGTaagggaaggagcagcagccttGCAAGATCTTGCTAGAGCTCAGAAGGACCAAAATGAAGCTATTCTAGCACTCGCCAAGGTAACATCTGATTCCCATCTAACCCTTCAACACCAGGACGCATATACTGTGTCCTTGCATGctccgtaccatatccgaggacgcgtatATTGCATCCTGGCGCGCTTTAGGCAGCACACGAGTTATTTCATCCCGGATATTGTACGGTTGTTTTTAGGATGTAGGTCGGATATGGTACGGTGTCGTATTTGACTCAAATCTCAATGTTGTTGTGTATTAACGGAAGAGTGTCTTCTGTgcatttgtacttgacagtaatagtcaattctaacagaaaataacaaaaataataagaaagaaatgatacatgtgtatgtgtgtggagttcctcttccctggagttgcctcctttgttgtaaaaaaaaaaataatcataataatcatagtaAGATGAAGATTTGGATATTTATTTGCTAATATGTCAAGAAGTATACAAGGTTAatactttgttttccttttgtccaCCATTGTGTTTGCTTTCAtctttttaataattttcttccttttttccttttagtgTTGTGTACCTCACCAATAGTCTCCTGAGGGGCCGGGTGGATGACCCCGCCTGTTAGCGATGCAGGCaagtttaaccccttcactccggcggtGTCCAACGGGCGTCCGATGGCATCActatatggaaagggttagtcctcttctaaacgtcttaattctcttccatttcctcttaatccttttctaagcctcttaagaagaaatggaagaggattaagagaaatttagaggaggattgagaggcttagaagaggattaattctcttccatttcctcttgaacctttccatactgtgacaccgacgtctgcgtcacggatggaaagggttaagtgaCTACCATTTAGTATGTGCACTTGACACTGGACGATGGGGTAGAGGTGGTTGTGGCCCCGCTCTGCCCCCACACCTTGCCACTCACACTCAGCACCTCTCACtacctctcatatgtcagctatttcctaccttcaccgtgtagcagcgacgggccaagtttgtggctttaccgtgtagcagtgacgggccaaatttgtgccatgatataaacccccaaaatagatgatacataatctgatcacaaatactttaaTATGTagtaatgaaatggtttgtgtgaggggtgatttttttctcatttttctcacttagagggaccattaagaaacatggtccccgctgctaccgggttaaatgaatttaattaaataattggataatccagtaaggtcatatagtgttaagattattTCGTCTCTAggataacaaagattttgtataaataccccgACACTTGACAGcgttggc
This genomic window from Eriocheir sinensis breed Jianghai 21 chromosome 6, ASM2467909v1, whole genome shotgun sequence contains:
- the LOC126988793 gene encoding uncharacterized protein LOC126988793 isoform X2, whose product is MRMAEASAKQPKRRRRPRFNKAELVALVEGVEKRQDIIMVKNDHKSGATSQKAQAWQQVCDAVNCVSRLPRTVDEIRRKFIDLKNRVKSKACEEIRHTGGDSPVEIKFNDAERTLFRLMSLTSLAGLPRPDNGGLRLNGSAGPAEPPTNPAIDEEIDPLSITSEEAVMFIEEEELTLPITPASESTTTSARIPSAAAPPPAATPHAPSAAPPRSSSSFNPNSRSGGRQPAHPPDPTADFEAAYLSTQREIRDLLAELVQSHQSGVAAQREVAAAVREGAAALQDLARAQKDQNEAILALAKCCVPHQ
- the LOC126988793 gene encoding nuclear apoptosis-inducing factor 1-like isoform X1; the protein is MRMAEASAKQPKRRRRPRFNKAELVALVEGVEKRQDIIMVKNDHKSGATSQKAQAWQQVCDAVNCVSRLPRTVDEIRRKFIDLKNRVKSKACEEIRHTGGDSPVEIKFNDAERTLFRLMSLTSLAGLPRPDNGGLRLNGSAGPAEPPTNPAIDEEIDPLSITSEEAVMFIEEEELTLPITPASESTTTSARIPSAAAPPPAATPHAPSAAPPRSSSSFNPNSRSGGRQPAHPPGIHDPTADFEAAYLSTQREIRDLLAELVQSHQSGVAAQREVAAAVREGAAALQDLARAQKDQNEAILALAKCCVPHQ